From the Trichocoleus sp. genome, the window CAACATTAGAATTGTTGCTGCACCTGCAATACTTCCAAGCATTAATAGAACAGCAGTAATTTGTTGTTTCATTTTCTTCCGTTTAATTTTTAGGCAGTCGGAAAAACTCCCCTAGGTAGGGGAATTAAAACACTCGAAAAAACGAGATGGCTTCTTAAGAGGGGGCTTTAAGATGAACCATCAAAATAGGTCTTTAGCTGCTTTTGTAAACGCTTTCTTGCCCTCAAAATTCTGGATTTTACAGTGCTAATGGGTACACCTGTGATTCTGCCAATCTCTTCGTAAGATAGTCCTTCAAGCTCCCGCAGAACGATCGTTGCTTGGAAGATTTCGGGTAGGTTGACAATTGCGCTTTGCAACTCATCATAAAATTCTTGAACGGTTAGCTCTTCTAGCGGCTTACGCTCATGTGAAGCAATTTCCCATCCAATCTCTCCTTCATCTGAATGTAGGAAAGAATCGAGCGACATTGCAGCAACGATGCGCTTTCGCTTCCGAAGCTCGTCATAAAACAAATTAACGATGATTCGGCTTAGCCATGCTCGGAACTGTGATGGTTCACGTAAATTCTTGAGATTACGATACACTCGAATCCAAACTTCCTGAGCGAGATCAGCACGATCGTTCCAATCTGGGGCAAGGTGATACAGCACTCGTTCAACATGAGAATTGTATCGACGGACAAGCTCTGAAAAAACATCCTTTCGAGGATGCTGCTTATCCTGGCAATGCAAAATTAAGTCATGGTAGCTCATAACTTGAAAGCTTCTGGTAGATCCCATTGTGGGCTGGTAAATTGGCAGGGTGAATGAGCAATTGGGATGGATAGCGGCAACCTTATCTGTTTTGATAGGTCAACTATCCAGATGCCAACCTCAATAGCAAGGGTGGCTGCTGTAAACGCAACAAAAGCTCTAATCTCAACAAGCTAAGCTTTGATTAAGATGAAAAATTCTAATAGGCAATCTGCTAGAGAGATTGCGATAGGCGTGAGCAGCTAGATGACAAGAAATTTATGCAACGAGCGATCGTTCAATCTCTAGTATCAAATTTAAGAAGATGTTTCAACAGCCCCATTACCGATAATAAAACGGTTCAGTTTCCTCTAAATTCTTATAATGAATTTTGAGCCTGATCTCCTTTGAAAAAAGGGATGAGGGGGAGCAGTGGGTGTTTAATGTCACAACCAACTACTTTTCAAACATCCTCTAACTACCCGAGCTTAATCAACGACACAAAACCATCTCTTGTACTATGCACCTATTCCTCAAACATAACGGTAGTCAATTTTGGTTGCCTAGAGGGGTCAGACCCCTCATTGCATAGAAGGAAGATACCTGATTTAAATGCAGCAGTAGCCGTAAGCTTGATGCAATCTAGCCTGATGCATTAGTTTTGTAGGCTTACAACACAATCATTTTTATCCAATTCGTACCAATTGGCTCAATAGCATCTCACCTTCACGCGCTGAATCAGGGTGAGATTTATTATCTCTAAAGAACTCATTAAAACTGACGTAAAAACATGTATTTTGTTTCGAGATATGGGGGGTTCACTAACCGATCGCTTTCCGCATTTCAGGAAACATACTTTA encodes:
- a CDS encoding sigma-70 family RNA polymerase sigma factor, with protein sequence MGSTRSFQVMSYHDLILHCQDKQHPRKDVFSELVRRYNSHVERVLYHLAPDWNDRADLAQEVWIRVYRNLKNLREPSQFRAWLSRIIVNLFYDELRKRKRIVAAMSLDSFLHSDEGEIGWEIASHERKPLEELTVQEFYDELQSAIVNLPEIFQATIVLRELEGLSYEEIGRITGVPISTVKSRILRARKRLQKQLKTYFDGSS